In Bombus huntii isolate Logan2020A chromosome 3, iyBomHunt1.1, whole genome shotgun sequence, a single genomic region encodes these proteins:
- the LOC126864285 gene encoding tRNA (uracil-5-)-methyltransferase homolog A isoform X1, which produces MTSNEPTEVEKNPYAYLERADFTSEKYKIEVHGLPKYYGIGEFKKLLNEKLELQSCKIKPPKRSSGWLYVSFRNEENRRKAIEILNGILWKNCKLSAQIAKPAPDPFVKRRLEEETTKKRLKLDKDDQNISIEDKVKLTTIPLWEMPYPSQLELKQKEMSLILSTICKQMLKESKGDLLDWLNHQKTKYHGLPCELLPILSTDTITEYRNKCEFTVGKSEKENEVVIGFRLSSYAAGSTAVGPIDNLCHIPNTMKVVVKVLEEFMKNTELKPFDPVDHSGYWRQVTVRSTLCNDVMVIVGMHPQDLSSEKLEELQLQLKTFFETGNGVQARVTSLYLQIMKLKSVDEKSENNFYHISGTKYIEEMLLGMKFRISPQAFFQVNTLGAEVLYKAAIDLAKPTVDTALLDICCGTGTIGLAFSKYCGEVFGIEMIEDAIKDAKENVVANEVSNCEFFVGKAEDVLSPVIRRTTKADIIAVVDPPRAGLHQRALLTMRKAKKLSRLIYISCDPRAAAKNLVDLARPVSKQYTGEPMVPIKAVAVDMFPYTKHCELVLCLERLSTAMKARDCTER; this is translated from the exons atgactTCAAACGAACCTACCGAAGTAGAAAAGAATCCTTATGCATACCTCGAAAGAGCTGATTTTACGTCtgaaaagtataaaattgaGGTACACGGGTTACCAAAATATTATGGAATTGGTGAATTTAAAAAGCTTTTAAATGAGAAGCTGGAGTTGCAGTCATGTAAAATAAAGCCACCAAAACGGAGCAGTGGATGGCTTTATGTATCTTTTAGAAACGAGGAGAATCGTCGGAAAGctatagaaatattaaatggGATTTTATGGAAAAATTGTAAGCTTAGTGCTCAG attgcAAAACCTGCACCAGATCCATTTGTAAAAAGGAGACTAGAAGAAGAAACTACAAAGAAGcgtttaaaattagataaagATGATCAAAATATATCCATAGAAGATAAAGTTAAATTAACTACGATTCCCCTTTGGGAAATGCCTTATCCAAGTCAA TTGGAActgaaacaaaaagaaatgagTTTGATTCTATCAACTATTTGTAAACAAATGTTGAAAGAAAGTAAGGGTGATCTTTTAGACTGGTTAAATCACCAAAAAACTAAATATCATGGATTGCCTTGTGAATTGCTTCCCATTTTGAGTACAGATACAATCACAGAGTATAGGAATAAATGTGAATTTACAGTTG GTAAAagcgaaaaagaaaatgaagttgTAATAGGATTCAGATTATCTAGTTATGCAGCTGGTTCCACGGCAGTGGGACCTATTGATAATCTTTGTCACATTCCTAACACAATGAAAGTTGTAGTTAAG GTGCTTGAAGAGTTCATGAAAAATACTGAATTAAAGCCTTTCGATCCAGTTGATCATAGTGGGTATTGGAGACAAGTTACTGTTAGAAGCACTCTTTGCAACGATGTGATGGTAATAGTGGGAATGCATCCACAAGATTTAAGCTCAGAAAAATTAGAGGAATTACAATTGCAACTCAAAACTTTCTTTGAAACCGGAAATGGCGTACAAGCACGAGTAACATCGTTATATCTTCAAATAATGAAACTAAA AAGCGTCGACGAAAAAAgtgaaaacaatttttatcacATTAGCGGAACGAAATACATAGAGGAAATGTTGTTGGgaatgaaatttcgaatatCTCCCCAAGCGTTCTTTCAAGTGAACACGTTAGGCGCTGAAGTATTGTACAAAGCAGCGATTGATTTGGCAAAACCGACCGTGGATACTGCGCTTCTGGATATCTGTTGTGGTACCGGAACGATAGGCCTTGCATTTTCAAAG TATTGTGGCGAGGTGTTTGGAATAGAAATGATAGAGGATGCTATCAAAGACGCGAAGGAAAACGTTGTCGCGAACGAAGTATCAAACTGCGAATTTTTTGTTGGTAAAGCCGAAGATGTTTTGTCCCCTGTAATTCGGAGAACCACTAAGGCCGATATTATCGCTGTCGTGGACCCACCGCGAGCCGGACTTC ATCAAAGAGCGTTATTGACTATGCGCAAGGCGAAAAAATTATCGAgactaatatatatatcttgtgATCCTCGAGCAGCTGCAAAAAATTTAGTGGATCTAGCTAGACCCGTCTCAAAGCAATACACCGGTGAACCTATGGTGCCGATAAAAGCCGTTGCTGTAGATATGTTTCCATATACCAAACACTGTGAATTAGTTCTATGTTTGGAAAGATTATCCACAGCCATGAAAGCACGTGATTGTACGGAGCGATAA
- the LOC126864285 gene encoding tRNA (uracil-5-)-methyltransferase homolog A isoform X3 codes for MGFYGKIIAKPAPDPFVKRRLEEETTKKRLKLDKDDQNISIEDKVKLTTIPLWEMPYPSQLELKQKEMSLILSTICKQMLKESKGDLLDWLNHQKTKYHGLPCELLPILSTDTITEYRNKCEFTVGKSEKENEVVIGFRLSSYAAGSTAVGPIDNLCHIPNTMKVVVKVLEEFMKNTELKPFDPVDHSGYWRQVTVRSTLCNDVMVIVGMHPQDLSSEKLEELQLQLKTFFETGNGVQARVTSLYLQIMKLKSVDEKSENNFYHISGTKYIEEMLLGMKFRISPQAFFQVNTLGAEVLYKAAIDLAKPTVDTALLDICCGTGTIGLAFSKYCGEVFGIEMIEDAIKDAKENVVANEVSNCEFFVGKAEDVLSPVIRRTTKADIIAVVDPPRAGLHQRALLTMRKAKKLSRLIYISCDPRAAAKNLVDLARPVSKQYTGEPMVPIKAVAVDMFPYTKHCELVLCLERLSTAMKARDCTER; via the exons atggGATTTTATGGAAAAATT attgcAAAACCTGCACCAGATCCATTTGTAAAAAGGAGACTAGAAGAAGAAACTACAAAGAAGcgtttaaaattagataaagATGATCAAAATATATCCATAGAAGATAAAGTTAAATTAACTACGATTCCCCTTTGGGAAATGCCTTATCCAAGTCAA TTGGAActgaaacaaaaagaaatgagTTTGATTCTATCAACTATTTGTAAACAAATGTTGAAAGAAAGTAAGGGTGATCTTTTAGACTGGTTAAATCACCAAAAAACTAAATATCATGGATTGCCTTGTGAATTGCTTCCCATTTTGAGTACAGATACAATCACAGAGTATAGGAATAAATGTGAATTTACAGTTG GTAAAagcgaaaaagaaaatgaagttgTAATAGGATTCAGATTATCTAGTTATGCAGCTGGTTCCACGGCAGTGGGACCTATTGATAATCTTTGTCACATTCCTAACACAATGAAAGTTGTAGTTAAG GTGCTTGAAGAGTTCATGAAAAATACTGAATTAAAGCCTTTCGATCCAGTTGATCATAGTGGGTATTGGAGACAAGTTACTGTTAGAAGCACTCTTTGCAACGATGTGATGGTAATAGTGGGAATGCATCCACAAGATTTAAGCTCAGAAAAATTAGAGGAATTACAATTGCAACTCAAAACTTTCTTTGAAACCGGAAATGGCGTACAAGCACGAGTAACATCGTTATATCTTCAAATAATGAAACTAAA AAGCGTCGACGAAAAAAgtgaaaacaatttttatcacATTAGCGGAACGAAATACATAGAGGAAATGTTGTTGGgaatgaaatttcgaatatCTCCCCAAGCGTTCTTTCAAGTGAACACGTTAGGCGCTGAAGTATTGTACAAAGCAGCGATTGATTTGGCAAAACCGACCGTGGATACTGCGCTTCTGGATATCTGTTGTGGTACCGGAACGATAGGCCTTGCATTTTCAAAG TATTGTGGCGAGGTGTTTGGAATAGAAATGATAGAGGATGCTATCAAAGACGCGAAGGAAAACGTTGTCGCGAACGAAGTATCAAACTGCGAATTTTTTGTTGGTAAAGCCGAAGATGTTTTGTCCCCTGTAATTCGGAGAACCACTAAGGCCGATATTATCGCTGTCGTGGACCCACCGCGAGCCGGACTTC ATCAAAGAGCGTTATTGACTATGCGCAAGGCGAAAAAATTATCGAgactaatatatatatcttgtgATCCTCGAGCAGCTGCAAAAAATTTAGTGGATCTAGCTAGACCCGTCTCAAAGCAATACACCGGTGAACCTATGGTGCCGATAAAAGCCGTTGCTGTAGATATGTTTCCATATACCAAACACTGTGAATTAGTTCTATGTTTGGAAAGATTATCCACAGCCATGAAAGCACGTGATTGTACGGAGCGATAA
- the LOC126864328 gene encoding uncharacterized protein LOC126864328 isoform X1, producing MGNGVIPLMLVAMVPIIGGTIGQRALSKRNAPTNLDYPDYSTKYDEYPVVVPKRAALLFDQLMVALQKVVDNQNRGEFGGRTLPRSSGPHLPVGNSQNIPATDEQTVKMDLQRRGQAKGRVYWRCYFNAVTCFKRK from the exons atggGCAACGGAGTGATTCCATTGATGTTAGTGGCGATGGTGCCCATAATCGGTGGTACTATCGGCCAGCGTGCTCTCAGCAAGAGGAACGCGCCAACGAATCTCGATTATCCCGACTATTCGACCAAGTACGACGAGTATCCG GTGGTAGTGCCAAAGAGGGCGGCTCTTTTGTTCGATCAATTGATGGTCGCGTTGCAAAAAGTGGTGGACAACCAGAACAGAGGAGAATTCGGAGGCAGAACGTTGCCGAGGTCATCGGGGCCTCACTTGCCGGTGGGAAATTCGCAAAACATTCCTGCAACGGACGAGCAAACGGTGAAG ATGGACCTTCAACGGCGCGGACAGGCAAAAGGACGGGTTTACTGGCGTTGTTACTTCAACGCTGTAACATGCTTCAAGAGAAAGTGA
- the LOC126864286 gene encoding uncharacterized protein F21D5.5, with amino-acid sequence MNQQAQSCYLKSNDKTLKTVYLPHKKSIILGRSEETNITDTQCSRQQVQLYADYEEHKVFIQQIGLRPCGFNGFKTRKDVKFIGDHDDNLEILYGKHIYQIEFNPPPLKTILPKKRNRGTEICNENEENSHKIVKIEDDNIQNEDHKTQEKEARTEKKHIKNTHDILKFINRNKIISDKLEDTDNMIDLDTAQDTWESKESGALLIYTTQGVESRSKIAAYDMDGTLIKTKSGLVFPKDYDDWQLIYPDVPKKLHKLHNDGYKIVIFTNQGSIGSGRINPKFFKNKLKNIIQKIRVPIQIFIATGSNIYRKPAIGMWQKLEEKNDSISIDKDNSFYVGDAAGRPKNWAPGKKKDHSSADRLLALNLGLKFYTPEEHFLGHKQAHFELPTFNPKNLPDGEICSGSNITSSSQEIILMVGCPGSGKSHFVRNYLKHYGYVNRDTLGSWQKCITIMEKHINEKDSVVIDNTNPDCVSRQRYIEVAKKYNIPVRCFVMLTSIDHAKHNNKFRELTDPSHVKVNDLVINSYVKSYQQPSLEEGFTEIVHVNFVPKFRKEEDRQFYEMYLLER; translated from the exons ATGAATCAGCAAGCTCAAAGTTGTTATCTGAAAAGCAATGATAAAACACTAAAGACAGTATATTTACCACATAAAAAGTCAATTATATTGGGTCGTTCTGAAGAGACAAATATTACTGATACGCAATGCTCTAGACAACAAG TACAACTATATGCAGACTATGAGGAGCACAAAGTCTTTATCCAACAAATTGGACTTAGGCCCTGTGGTTTTAATGGCTTTAAAACACGTAAAGACGTTAAATTTATAGGCGATCATGATGATAATTTAGAAATCTTATATGGAAAGCATATTTAtcaaattgaatttaatcCTCCACCTCTTAAAACTATTTTaccaaagaaaagaaataggGGCACAGAGATATGtaatgaaaatgaagaaaattctCATAAAATAGTTAAAATTGAGGATgataatattcaaaatgaaGACCACAAAACTCAGGAAAAAGAAGCACGAACAGAAAAGAAGCATATAAAAAATACTCatgatattttgaaatttataaacagaaataaaataatttctgataaacttGAAGATACAGATAATATGATAGATCTAGATACTGCTCAGGATACATGGGAAAGTAAGGAAAGTGGagcattattaatatatacaaCACAGGGTGTGGAAAGTCGTTCAAAG ATAGCAGCATATGATATGGATGGAAccttaataaaaacaaaatctgGTTTAGTATTTCCAAAGGATTATGATGATTGGCAACTTATATATCCTGATGTGCCAaaaaaattacacaaactTCATAATGATGGCtataaaatagtaattttcACTAATCAAGGATCTATTGGATCTGGAAGGATAAATCCAAAATTTTTCAAGAATaaacttaaaaatataatacaaaaaattaGGGTTCCGATACAG ATATTTATAGCTACTGGAAGTAACATCTATAGAAAACCAGCAATTGGAATGTGGCAAAAACTGGAGGAG AAGAATGATTCTATATCAATTGATAAAGATAATTCCTTTTACGTTGGAGATGCAGCCGGACGCCCAAAAAATTGGGCTcctggaaaaaagaaagatcatTCGTCAGCTGACCGATTGCTAGCACTTAATTTGGGTTTAAAATTTTACACACCAGAGGAACATTTTCTCGGTCATAAACAGGCCCATTTTGAATTGCCTACATTTAATCCAAAAAATTTACCAGATGGAGAGATATGCTCGGGAAGCAATATAACTTCAAGCAGTCAAgaa ATTATTCTAATGGTTGGTTGTCCTGGTTCTGGGAAATCACATTTtgtaagaaattatttaaaacattatgGATATGTTAATAGAGATACTCTGGGAAGTTGGCAGAAATGTATTACTATAATGGAAAAACACATAAACGAAAAAGATAGCGTAGTTATAGATAATACTAATCCTGATTGTGTGTCAAGGCAGAGATATATCGAAGTAgcgaaaaaatataacataccCGTAAGATGCTTCGTTATGTTAACAAGTATTGACCATGCGAAACATAACAATAAG tttCGGGAATTAACCGATCCTAGTCACGTTAAAGTTAACGACCTGGTTATTAATTCTTATGT GAAATCTTATCAGCAACCAAGTTTAGAGGAAGGCTTTACAGAAATTGTTCATGTAAACTTCGTTCCAAAATttcgaaaagaagaagatcgTCAGTTTTATGAAATGTATTTGCTTGAAAGATAA
- the LOC126864328 gene encoding uncharacterized protein LOC126864328 isoform X2, with the protein MGNGVIPLMLVAMVPIIGGTIGQRALSKRNAPTNLDYPDYSTKYDEYPVVVPKRAALLFDQLMVALQKVVDNQNRGEFGGRTLPRSSGPHLPVGNSQNIPATDEQTMDLQRRGQAKGRVYWRCYFNAVTCFKRK; encoded by the exons atggGCAACGGAGTGATTCCATTGATGTTAGTGGCGATGGTGCCCATAATCGGTGGTACTATCGGCCAGCGTGCTCTCAGCAAGAGGAACGCGCCAACGAATCTCGATTATCCCGACTATTCGACCAAGTACGACGAGTATCCG GTGGTAGTGCCAAAGAGGGCGGCTCTTTTGTTCGATCAATTGATGGTCGCGTTGCAAAAAGTGGTGGACAACCAGAACAGAGGAGAATTCGGAGGCAGAACGTTGCCGAGGTCATCGGGGCCTCACTTGCCGGTGGGAAATTCGCAAAACATTCCTGCAACGGACGAGCAAACG ATGGACCTTCAACGGCGCGGACAGGCAAAAGGACGGGTTTACTGGCGTTGTTACTTCAACGCTGTAACATGCTTCAAGAGAAAGTGA
- the LOC126864285 gene encoding tRNA (uracil-5-)-methyltransferase homolog A isoform X2, translating to MTSNEPTEVEKNPYAYLERADFTSEKYKIEVHGLPKYYGIGEFKKLLNEKLELQSCKIKPPKRSSGWLYVSFRNEENRRKAIEILNGILWKNCKLSAQIAKPAPDPFVKRRLEEETTKKRLKLDKDDQNISIEDKVKLTTIPLWEMPYPSQLELKQKEMSLILSTICKQMLKESKGDLLDWLNHQKTKYHGLPCELLPILSTDTITEYRNKCEFTVGKSEKENEVVIGFRLSSYAAGSTAVGPIDNLCHIPNTMKVVVKVLEEFMKNTELKPFDPVDHSGYWRQVTVRSTLCNDVMVIVGMHPQDLSSEKLEELQLQLKTFFETGNGVQARVTSLYLQIMKLNGTKYIEEMLLGMKFRISPQAFFQVNTLGAEVLYKAAIDLAKPTVDTALLDICCGTGTIGLAFSKYCGEVFGIEMIEDAIKDAKENVVANEVSNCEFFVGKAEDVLSPVIRRTTKADIIAVVDPPRAGLHQRALLTMRKAKKLSRLIYISCDPRAAAKNLVDLARPVSKQYTGEPMVPIKAVAVDMFPYTKHCELVLCLERLSTAMKARDCTER from the exons atgactTCAAACGAACCTACCGAAGTAGAAAAGAATCCTTATGCATACCTCGAAAGAGCTGATTTTACGTCtgaaaagtataaaattgaGGTACACGGGTTACCAAAATATTATGGAATTGGTGAATTTAAAAAGCTTTTAAATGAGAAGCTGGAGTTGCAGTCATGTAAAATAAAGCCACCAAAACGGAGCAGTGGATGGCTTTATGTATCTTTTAGAAACGAGGAGAATCGTCGGAAAGctatagaaatattaaatggGATTTTATGGAAAAATTGTAAGCTTAGTGCTCAG attgcAAAACCTGCACCAGATCCATTTGTAAAAAGGAGACTAGAAGAAGAAACTACAAAGAAGcgtttaaaattagataaagATGATCAAAATATATCCATAGAAGATAAAGTTAAATTAACTACGATTCCCCTTTGGGAAATGCCTTATCCAAGTCAA TTGGAActgaaacaaaaagaaatgagTTTGATTCTATCAACTATTTGTAAACAAATGTTGAAAGAAAGTAAGGGTGATCTTTTAGACTGGTTAAATCACCAAAAAACTAAATATCATGGATTGCCTTGTGAATTGCTTCCCATTTTGAGTACAGATACAATCACAGAGTATAGGAATAAATGTGAATTTACAGTTG GTAAAagcgaaaaagaaaatgaagttgTAATAGGATTCAGATTATCTAGTTATGCAGCTGGTTCCACGGCAGTGGGACCTATTGATAATCTTTGTCACATTCCTAACACAATGAAAGTTGTAGTTAAG GTGCTTGAAGAGTTCATGAAAAATACTGAATTAAAGCCTTTCGATCCAGTTGATCATAGTGGGTATTGGAGACAAGTTACTGTTAGAAGCACTCTTTGCAACGATGTGATGGTAATAGTGGGAATGCATCCACAAGATTTAAGCTCAGAAAAATTAGAGGAATTACAATTGCAACTCAAAACTTTCTTTGAAACCGGAAATGGCGTACAAGCACGAGTAACATCGTTATATCTTCAAATAATGAAACTAAA CGGAACGAAATACATAGAGGAAATGTTGTTGGgaatgaaatttcgaatatCTCCCCAAGCGTTCTTTCAAGTGAACACGTTAGGCGCTGAAGTATTGTACAAAGCAGCGATTGATTTGGCAAAACCGACCGTGGATACTGCGCTTCTGGATATCTGTTGTGGTACCGGAACGATAGGCCTTGCATTTTCAAAG TATTGTGGCGAGGTGTTTGGAATAGAAATGATAGAGGATGCTATCAAAGACGCGAAGGAAAACGTTGTCGCGAACGAAGTATCAAACTGCGAATTTTTTGTTGGTAAAGCCGAAGATGTTTTGTCCCCTGTAATTCGGAGAACCACTAAGGCCGATATTATCGCTGTCGTGGACCCACCGCGAGCCGGACTTC ATCAAAGAGCGTTATTGACTATGCGCAAGGCGAAAAAATTATCGAgactaatatatatatcttgtgATCCTCGAGCAGCTGCAAAAAATTTAGTGGATCTAGCTAGACCCGTCTCAAAGCAATACACCGGTGAACCTATGGTGCCGATAAAAGCCGTTGCTGTAGATATGTTTCCATATACCAAACACTGTGAATTAGTTCTATGTTTGGAAAGATTATCCACAGCCATGAAAGCACGTGATTGTACGGAGCGATAA